From the Paenibacillus sp. FSL H8-0548 genome, one window contains:
- a CDS encoding class I SAM-dependent methyltransferase — protein sequence MTEFWESSFIEKQTMWGFEPTDSAIVTKDFFLERNVKDILLPGIGYGRNAKVFIDNGINVTGIEISKTAIDLARQNGLDISVFHGSVTDMPFDNKLYDGIFCYALIHLLNNREREKFINDCYNQLKPNGYMIFTTVSKKAPMFGKGTQLDKDYFEIMEGVKMFFYDSDSIKQEFEKYGLVEFSEIDEPNKHMNDKPPINFIIVTCKKS from the coding sequence ATGACGGAATTCTGGGAATCAAGTTTTATAGAAAAACAAACGATGTGGGGGTTTGAACCCACAGACTCCGCAATCGTGACAAAGGACTTTTTCCTTGAAAGGAATGTTAAGGACATCCTGTTACCAGGTATTGGATACGGCAGAAATGCAAAGGTTTTTATTGACAATGGAATAAATGTAACAGGTATTGAGATTTCAAAAACAGCGATTGATTTGGCAAGGCAAAATGGGCTTGATATTAGTGTTTTTCATGGTTCAGTAACTGACATGCCTTTTGATAACAAACTCTATGACGGTATATTTTGTTATGCACTTATTCACTTATTGAATAATCGTGAGAGAGAGAAGTTTATTAACGATTGCTATAATCAATTGAAGCCCAATGGATATATGATTTTTACAACTGTATCAAAAAAAGCTCCAATGTTTGGAAAAGGAACACAATTGGATAAAGATTATTTTGAGATAATGGAAGGCGTAAAAATGTTTTTTTATGATTCTGACTCCATAAAACAAGAATTTGAAAAATATGGACTAGTAGAGTTTTCAGAAATTGACGAGCCAAATAAGCACATGAATGATAAACCTCCAATAAATTTTATTATTGTAACATGCAAAAAAAGCTAA
- a CDS encoding DUF6254 family protein, with protein MAHQKRRKEAAWKSRKQDQHPHGKVKSLKELSNE; from the coding sequence ATGGCTCACCAGAAAAGAAGGAAAGAGGCTGCCTGGAAGTCACGAAAGCAAGACCAGCATCCCCATGGTAAAGTCAAATCGCTCAAGGAATTGTCCAACGAGTAG
- a CDS encoding MFS transporter: MAKRSNLLIFILTVGVFGILNTEMGVIGILPLIADYYAVSVAKAGLFVSLFALAVAISAPSMPLLFSGAFTVAANSVSSDEAPKAVSKIMLGVSAGMVLGVPITSFIASETSFEMAMLFFAIINTLTFIATLLFVPTMPVKERLSYGSQLSVLKSSITWLSIAAVIFINSAIFGVYSYLAEYLETITNISGKTISLMLVIYGGANVIGNIVAGKLLTKNAIKTVVSFPFALGAVYIVLFSFGQFTVPMAVITLVWGILSGIGGNIAQYWITSAAPKAPDFANGLFLSSANIGTTIGTAVGGLFISAIGTQYIVVGGLLSLLLGAVCILLRNNLFSPRKQLSI; the protein is encoded by the coding sequence ATGGCTAAACGAAGTAATTTGCTTATATTTATATTGACGGTTGGAGTTTTTGGTATTTTAAATACTGAAATGGGTGTTATCGGTATATTACCTTTGATTGCTGATTACTATGCTGTCAGTGTAGCAAAAGCAGGCTTGTTTGTTAGTCTCTTTGCACTTGCCGTTGCAATATCGGCTCCAAGTATGCCGCTCTTGTTTTCGGGTGCATTTACAGTAGCTGCTAACTCAGTAAGCAGTGATGAAGCACCAAAAGCTGTTTCTAAAATCATGTTGGGAGTCTCTGCCGGTATGGTACTCGGTGTGCCAATTACTAGTTTTATTGCTAGTGAAACTTCGTTTGAAATGGCCATGTTATTCTTTGCTATCATTAATACATTAACATTCATTGCTACATTACTATTTGTACCAACTATGCCTGTTAAGGAAAGACTCTCATACGGCTCACAATTAAGCGTATTAAAAAGTTCAATTACTTGGCTTTCCATTGCCGCAGTTATTTTTATAAATTCAGCAATATTTGGGGTTTACAGTTATCTCGCTGAGTATCTTGAAACCATTACTAATATTTCTGGGAAGACGATTAGTTTAATGTTAGTCATATACGGCGGGGCAAATGTTATTGGAAATATTGTGGCAGGGAAGTTGCTTACTAAAAATGCTATCAAAACTGTAGTGTCTTTTCCTTTCGCATTAGGAGCCGTTTACATCGTATTATTCTCTTTTGGACAGTTCACTGTACCTATGGCTGTCATTACTTTGGTTTGGGGAATATTATCTGGTATTGGAGGTAATATCGCTCAATATTGGATCACATCTGCAGCTCCCAAAGCTCCTGATTTCGCTAATGGATTATTTTTATCATCCGCTAATATAGGAACAACAATTGGTACTGCTGTAGGTGGATTATTTATATCAGCAATCGGTACACAATACATCGTAGTAGGGGGATTACTATCGTTGCTACTCGGAGCTGTGTGTATTTTGCTAAGAAACAACTTATTTAGTCCACGAAAACAACTTTCTATATAA
- a CDS encoding MerR family transcriptional regulator produces MEMHIKEAADKIGLPTHTLRYYEQEGLLPFITRDENGNRIFNEADLVWLEFIICLRKTDIPLSELRAIVELTKEGDSTASQRKQIFEKHKEKMMEKQRDLDNAFNKIETKIEYYHDLEKKYHKEKLN; encoded by the coding sequence ATGGAAATGCATATAAAAGAAGCAGCAGACAAGATAGGTTTGCCTACACATACACTCCGATATTATGAACAAGAGGGTCTTTTGCCTTTTATAACAAGAGATGAAAATGGAAATCGTATTTTCAACGAAGCAGATTTAGTATGGTTAGAGTTTATTATTTGTTTACGGAAAACTGACATCCCTCTTTCAGAGCTGCGTGCGATCGTTGAATTAACAAAAGAAGGAGACAGCACAGCTTCGCAGCGCAAACAGATATTTGAAAAACATAAAGAGAAAATGATGGAGAAACAAAGAGATTTGGATAACGCTTTTAACAAAATTGAAACCAAAATAGAATATTATCATGATTTAGAAAAGAAGTACCACAAAGAAAAATTGAATTAA
- a CDS encoding NAD(P)-dependent alcohol dehydrogenase has product MCTNRKNMTTTRVLSVPSAKAPFEMTTIKRRELRPHDILIDIKFSGICHSDIHSAFGEWAGGIFPMVPGHEIAGVVEAVGTEVTKYIVGDRVGVGCFIDSCGECEYCLSGEEQYCTKGVINTYNSLDYDGNPTYGGYSQKIVVTEGFVVRIPDSLDMDVASPLLCAGITTFSPLKRWNAGPGKKVAIVGMGGLGHVAIQFAHAMGAEVTVLSRSNHKKEEALQFGADHYFTTSDPAAFKELAGRFDLILNTVSANLNVDAYLSLLRIDGTLVNVGAPAEPDQYHVFSLIMGRRSIAGSLVGGIRETQEMLDFAAEHGIAPMIEVISADQVEESYERVLKSDVRYRFVIDISTL; this is encoded by the coding sequence ATGTGCACTAATCGCAAAAACATGACTACGACACGTGTTCTAAGTGTCCCAAGTGCAAAAGCACCATTTGAAATGACCACTATTAAGCGGAGAGAATTACGGCCACACGATATCTTAATAGATATTAAGTTTAGTGGCATTTGCCATTCCGATATTCATAGTGCATTCGGTGAATGGGCTGGTGGAATCTTCCCAATGGTTCCTGGTCATGAAATTGCCGGAGTCGTAGAAGCAGTGGGAACAGAAGTGACCAAATATATTGTTGGAGACCGTGTTGGCGTTGGCTGCTTTATTGATTCCTGCGGAGAATGCGAATACTGCCTCAGTGGTGAGGAGCAATATTGTACGAAAGGTGTTATCAACACATATAACAGTCTGGACTACGATGGTAATCCAACATACGGAGGATATAGTCAAAAAATCGTTGTAACGGAAGGATTCGTTGTCCGTATTCCAGATAGTCTGGATATGGATGTGGCAAGTCCGCTATTATGTGCAGGCATTACCACGTTCTCTCCTTTAAAACGCTGGAATGCGGGCCCAGGTAAGAAGGTCGCCATTGTAGGCATGGGAGGCCTTGGCCACGTAGCGATTCAATTTGCACATGCTATGGGTGCTGAAGTAACCGTATTGAGCCGCTCTAATCATAAGAAAGAAGAAGCATTACAATTTGGTGCAGATCATTACTTTACGACAAGTGATCCTGCTGCATTTAAAGAATTAGCAGGTCGTTTTGATCTGATCTTAAACACCGTGTCTGCAAATCTGAATGTTGATGCGTATTTATCACTGCTTCGCATTGATGGGACCCTTGTAAATGTCGGTGCACCAGCTGAACCAGATCAGTATCATGTATTTTCATTAATTATGGGTCGTCGCAGCATTGCAGGTTCACTCGTTGGTGGAATTCGTGAAACCCAGGAAATGCTCGATTTCGCAGCTGAACACGGCATTGCCCCTATGATTGAAGTGATCAGTGCAGACCAAGTCGAAGAATCGTATGAGCGTGTCCTTAAAAGTGATGTGCGATATCGGTTCGTTATTGACATCTCTACATTATAA
- a CDS encoding TetR/AcrR family transcriptional regulator: MNENDLRVVKTKKALHQALLALLKTSTLESLSVSTLCREAVVNRGTFYLHYKDIGALFDEHLHYLLKDLEESYYEPYRHVSHLIPSHLDPTTIRIFHHVKKYQTFYEIVFDKKSSLSYYYSLLEKIKSLMHESTSVDQLQDVDVPLLVAYQANAIMGLLIEWSDDGFARSPEYMNEQLIYFLRMHEKGSAAEDSPVDQL, encoded by the coding sequence ATGAATGAAAATGATTTAAGAGTTGTTAAGACAAAAAAAGCATTACATCAAGCACTCTTGGCTCTGTTAAAAACAAGTACGCTCGAATCGTTATCCGTATCCACGCTTTGCCGAGAGGCTGTAGTCAATAGAGGTACCTTTTACTTGCATTATAAAGACATTGGAGCATTATTTGACGAGCATCTTCATTATTTGCTCAAAGATTTGGAGGAGTCCTATTACGAGCCTTACCGGCATGTGTCACATTTAATTCCGAGCCACCTAGACCCTACGACGATACGTATTTTTCATCATGTGAAGAAATACCAGACATTCTATGAGATCGTGTTTGATAAGAAATCATCGTTGTCTTACTATTATTCATTATTAGAGAAAATAAAAAGCTTGATGCATGAAAGTACTTCGGTCGACCAATTACAAGATGTAGACGTCCCCTTGCTAGTCGCTTATCAGGCTAATGCAATTATGGGCTTGCTCATCGAGTGGAGCGATGATGGCTTCGCTCGCAGCCCAGAATATATGAACGAACAGCTCATTTATTTTCTGAGGATGCACGAGAAGGGCTCGGCCGCTGAAGACTCACCGGTAGATCAGTTATAG
- a CDS encoding SDR family oxidoreductase, translating to MRLEGKVAVVTGAASGMGKAIAELYAKEGARVVVSDLNIEGAEAVATAIKSTGGEAIAVKTNVADLNDINAMIDTAVKEYGTLDILVNNAGIMDNMAAAGDVNDEKWDLIFDINTKGVMRAIRKALPIFLEKGNGVIINTASTGGFSGAHAGVAYTASKHAVIGITKNTGFMYAQKGIRCNAIAPGATMTNIANTINNVNEFGASRTKVTQGVIPRVGQAEEIAQVALFLASDESSFVNGAVIAADGGWTAGF from the coding sequence ATGCGTTTAGAAGGAAAGGTTGCTGTCGTTACAGGAGCTGCGTCGGGCATGGGTAAAGCCATTGCGGAGCTATACGCGAAAGAAGGAGCACGTGTCGTTGTCTCAGATTTGAACATCGAGGGTGCGGAAGCTGTTGCCACCGCTATTAAATCAACTGGTGGGGAAGCAATCGCAGTAAAAACCAACGTTGCCGACCTGAATGACATTAATGCTATGATCGATACCGCCGTTAAAGAATACGGAACACTTGATATTTTGGTTAACAATGCCGGCATTATGGACAACATGGCAGCTGCTGGTGATGTAAATGACGAAAAATGGGATCTTATCTTCGATATTAATACAAAAGGCGTTATGCGGGCGATCCGCAAAGCACTTCCGATCTTTCTTGAGAAAGGAAATGGCGTTATTATTAATACAGCCTCAACAGGGGGCTTCAGCGGTGCTCATGCGGGTGTTGCTTATACAGCTTCCAAACATGCCGTTATCGGCATAACCAAAAATACAGGCTTTATGTATGCGCAAAAAGGCATCCGATGTAATGCGATTGCTCCAGGCGCAACGATGACAAATATCGCTAACACAATCAATAACGTAAATGAATTTGGCGCTTCGCGCACGAAGGTTACGCAAGGTGTTATCCCACGTGTTGGACAAGCGGAAGAAATTGCACAGGTGGCTCTGTTCCTGGCATCCGATGAATCCAGCTTTGTAAATGGCGCTGTAATTGCCGCGGACGGTGGCTGGACGGCAGGTTTCTAA
- a CDS encoding MmcQ/YjbR family DNA-binding protein encodes MKNNIIKYCLMKKGAAREYPFGPDSMVLKIEGKMFALIFEGKEEYLQINLKCDPMIAENLREQHEAVRPGYHMNKKHWNTITIDGSMPEMDVFEMIDHSYDLVVGNLPKSLRESITKMNELA; translated from the coding sequence TTGAAAAATAATATCATCAAATACTGTTTAATGAAAAAAGGAGCGGCTAGGGAATATCCCTTCGGACCCGATTCAATGGTTCTTAAAATTGAAGGTAAAATGTTCGCGCTTATTTTCGAGGGAAAAGAAGAGTATCTTCAGATCAACCTGAAATGTGACCCGATGATTGCGGAGAACTTAAGAGAGCAGCACGAGGCCGTTCGACCAGGGTACCATATGAACAAAAAGCACTGGAATACAATTACAATCGATGGCTCCATGCCAGAGATGGATGTTTTTGAAATGATTGATCACTCTTACGATTTGGTTGTTGGAAATCTTCCTAAGAGTCTCCGTGAATCTATAACGAAAATGAATGAACTGGCGTAG
- a CDS encoding VTT domain-containing protein: MNYSRWTFAVINIIVVLILILNWKELLIWLKDDDYSFFPLVFLLVVLLAVIPGIPFGLVSGIIGAKYGLITGGVLNLVASTIAAAIVYSLMYKLFKDWGIRWLEKSTQLRRIDSFLRKRIFWSILTARLIPVMPAALINLYAGVFGLQFKIFLTATILGKIPFILVSTYVGDNIQSGANEWIMAISIYGVFLTITYIVYQLIMKRRSLR, from the coding sequence TTGAATTATAGTAGATGGACTTTTGCTGTTATTAATATCATCGTTGTACTCATCCTGATATTAAATTGGAAAGAGCTGCTGATTTGGCTAAAAGATGACGACTACAGTTTCTTTCCGCTTGTATTTCTCCTGGTCGTGCTGCTCGCTGTTATTCCTGGAATACCTTTTGGTTTAGTAAGCGGAATTATTGGTGCTAAATATGGATTAATAACTGGCGGAGTCCTTAATTTAGTTGCTTCGACAATTGCAGCTGCAATCGTATACTCTCTAATGTACAAATTATTTAAAGATTGGGGGATACGTTGGCTGGAAAAATCTACGCAATTACGTCGAATAGATAGTTTTTTGCGAAAACGTATCTTTTGGTCGATTTTAACAGCTCGATTGATTCCGGTAATGCCTGCAGCTCTAATAAATCTTTATGCTGGTGTATTCGGTTTGCAATTTAAGATCTTTCTGACTGCAACGATTCTAGGTAAAATACCGTTCATTCTAGTTTCAACCTATGTTGGAGATAACATTCAATCCGGAGCTAATGAATGGATTATGGCAATCAGCATTTATGGGGTCTTTCTGACAATTACTTATATCGTATATCAACTTATTATGAAGCGCCGTTCTTTAAGATGA
- the gndA gene encoding NADP-dependent phosphogluconate dehydrogenase: MKKQQIGVVGLAVMGKNLAFNIESKGFSVAVFNRSAEKTNELLAEAQGKDFVGTYTIEEFVQSLETPRKILIMVKAGQPTDDTINQLVPYLDQGDILIDGGNAYFPDTQRRNKDLQAQGFRFIGAGVSGGEEGALKGPAIMPGGQKDAYELVEPILTAISAKVNGDACSTYIGEGGAGHYVKMVHNGIEYGDMQLIGEAYQLLKDVLNLSTSELHDIFTEWNNGELDSYLIEITADIFKKIDPETGKPMVDVILDSAGQKGTGKWTSQSALDLGVPLSIITESVFARFISAMKEERVAASKLLNGPAVSSYDGDPKEFIEAVRKALYTSKIASYAQGFAQMRAASDEFKWDLNYGSIAMIFRGGCIIRARFLQNIKDAYDRNPALSNLFLDEYFSEIVDNYQDAWRKVISLAVTRGIPVPAFASALAYYDSYRSERLPANLLQAQRDYFGAHTFQRLDKEGSFHFQWMDKNE, encoded by the coding sequence ATGAAGAAACAACAAATTGGCGTGGTCGGGTTAGCCGTTATGGGTAAAAACCTGGCCTTCAACATAGAGAGCAAAGGATTTTCCGTTGCCGTATTCAATCGTTCGGCGGAAAAAACAAATGAACTATTGGCAGAAGCGCAAGGAAAGGATTTCGTAGGCACCTACACCATCGAAGAATTTGTTCAATCGCTGGAGACGCCGCGTAAAATTCTCATTATGGTCAAAGCTGGTCAACCAACTGACGATACCATTAATCAGCTTGTGCCTTACCTCGATCAAGGCGATATTCTGATCGACGGCGGAAACGCATATTTCCCTGATACACAGCGCAGAAACAAGGATCTGCAGGCTCAAGGCTTCCGATTCATCGGCGCAGGAGTCTCCGGAGGCGAAGAGGGCGCATTGAAGGGTCCTGCCATTATGCCAGGTGGGCAAAAAGATGCGTATGAGCTGGTAGAACCGATTCTGACAGCCATTTCCGCAAAAGTGAACGGCGATGCCTGCTCGACTTATATTGGAGAAGGCGGCGCTGGCCATTATGTCAAAATGGTACACAACGGCATCGAATACGGTGATATGCAGCTCATCGGCGAAGCTTATCAGCTGCTCAAGGATGTGCTGAACCTCAGCACTAGCGAGCTGCATGACATTTTCACAGAATGGAATAACGGTGAACTGGATAGCTATTTGATCGAGATTACTGCTGATATTTTCAAGAAAATAGATCCAGAAACAGGAAAACCGATGGTAGATGTTATCCTCGATTCGGCAGGGCAAAAAGGAACGGGCAAATGGACTAGCCAAAGCGCATTGGATTTGGGCGTCCCATTGTCCATCATTACGGAATCTGTATTTGCACGCTTTATCTCAGCGATGAAAGAAGAGCGTGTAGCCGCCAGCAAGCTGTTGAATGGACCTGCAGTGTCCAGCTATGACGGCGATCCTAAAGAATTTATCGAGGCTGTTCGCAAAGCTTTGTATACGAGCAAAATAGCATCATATGCACAAGGCTTTGCACAAATGAGAGCTGCTTCTGACGAATTCAAGTGGGATTTGAACTATGGCAGCATTGCGATGATATTCCGCGGAGGATGTATTATCCGTGCACGTTTCCTGCAAAATATTAAGGATGCCTATGATCGGAATCCAGCTCTAAGCAACCTGTTCTTGGACGAATACTTCAGCGAAATCGTTGATAACTATCAAGACGCTTGGAGAAAAGTCATCTCACTTGCCGTTACTAGAGGAATCCCAGTTCCTGCTTTTGCTTCTGCTTTAGCCTATTATGACAGCTATCGTTCGGAGAGGCTGCCAGCTAATTTGCTGCAAGCACAAAGGGATTATTTTGGGGCACACACGTTCCAACGGCTAGATAAAGAGGGAAGCTTCCACTTCCAGTGGATGGACAAAAACGAATAA
- the fsa gene encoding fructose-6-phosphate aldolase, with protein sequence MKFFIDTANLVDIKKAYKIGVLSGVTTNPSLVAKEGVKFEDRIAEILREVPEVESVSAEVTPDAVTAEEMIAQANELIKINNNDKNITIKLPMTLAGLEACRYLTEKGVKTNVTLIFSVNQALLAARAGATYVSPFLGRLDDISEDGVLLVSKIAELFRTHNLDAQIIAASVRHPDHVTRVAMAGAHIATIPFSVIEQISKHPLTDQGMEKFAADWKKTAQL encoded by the coding sequence ATGAAATTCTTTATCGACACTGCAAATTTGGTAGATATCAAAAAGGCTTATAAAATCGGTGTATTATCCGGCGTTACGACTAACCCATCCTTGGTTGCCAAAGAAGGAGTAAAATTTGAAGATCGCATCGCTGAGATTTTACGTGAAGTACCTGAGGTTGAATCCGTTTCTGCTGAAGTAACTCCTGATGCAGTAACAGCTGAAGAAATGATTGCACAAGCCAATGAACTAATCAAGATCAACAACAATGACAAGAATATTACAATTAAGCTTCCGATGACATTAGCAGGTTTGGAAGCATGCCGTTACCTGACGGAAAAAGGTGTTAAAACAAACGTAACATTGATCTTCTCCGTGAACCAAGCACTTTTGGCTGCTCGCGCTGGTGCGACTTATGTTTCTCCATTCCTTGGCCGCTTGGACGATATTTCGGAAGATGGCGTTCTACTCGTCTCCAAAATCGCAGAATTGTTCCGCACGCATAACTTGGATGCACAAATCATCGCAGCATCTGTTCGTCATCCGGATCACGTGACACGTGTAGCTATGGCTGGCGCGCATATTGCAACTATTCCATTCTCAGTTATCGAACAAATCTCGAAACACCCTCTAACGGATCAAGGCATGGAGAAATTCGCAGCTGATTGGAAAAAAACTGCTCAACTTTAA
- the tkt gene encoding transketolase produces MTQTIDQLAVDTIRTLSIDAINAANSGHPGLPMGAAPMAYALWGKLLNHNPAHAKWFNRDRFVLSAGHGSALLYSLLHLSGYNVSIEDVKQFRKLNSKTPGHPEFGHTDGVDATTGPLGQGIANAVGMAMAEAHLASKFNQSGFPVVDHYTYALVGDGCLMEGISYEAMSMAGHMKLDKLVVLYDSNDISLDGELNLSFAENIQKRAESVNWQYLRVEDGNDIDQITKAIETAKQNDSQPTIIEIRTIIGYGSKVAGTNKAHGNPLGKEEAKATKEAYGWKYEEEFTVPAEVKAHFAQLKQNGEAKEAAWTKLFASYKAEHPALGEELEQVIHGSVVIEAKDILTFDSSKTLSTRVASGQSINHFVKSVPSIFGGSADLSHSTMTDITGEKVFAVESYAGRNIYFGVREHAMGAAGNGMALHGGVKPFVSTFFVFSDYLRPSIRLAALQKLPVTYVFTHDSVAVGEDGPTHEPVEHLTALRTIPGLTVIRPSDANETANAWAYALQQNEGPVALVLSRQNLPIYEATKGNVDGVAKGAYVLMETNDQPDVILIGTGSEVSLAVSAKAELEKENISVRVVAMPSRELFDRQSEAYKQSVLPAAVTKRLAIEAGISLGWERYTGPSGKVLSIDTFGASGPGTEVLEYFGFSVDNVVRLAKELL; encoded by the coding sequence ATCACACAAACCATTGATCAACTGGCTGTTGATACGATCCGTACTCTATCCATTGATGCTATCAACGCCGCCAATTCCGGACATCCAGGGCTCCCAATGGGAGCTGCACCTATGGCGTATGCGCTTTGGGGCAAGCTGCTCAATCACAATCCAGCTCATGCAAAATGGTTCAACCGCGATCGTTTCGTATTATCCGCGGGTCATGGCTCGGCTTTGCTTTACAGTCTTCTGCATTTGTCTGGCTATAACGTTTCCATTGAAGATGTGAAGCAATTCCGCAAGCTAAACAGCAAAACGCCAGGTCATCCTGAATTTGGCCATACAGATGGCGTAGATGCAACAACCGGTCCTCTTGGACAAGGTATTGCGAATGCCGTTGGTATGGCGATGGCTGAAGCTCACCTAGCTTCGAAATTCAACCAAAGCGGTTTCCCAGTCGTTGATCATTACACGTATGCGCTTGTCGGAGATGGCTGTCTGATGGAAGGGATCTCCTACGAGGCGATGTCCATGGCAGGACATATGAAATTAGACAAATTAGTTGTATTGTATGATTCCAATGATATCTCCTTGGATGGTGAACTCAATCTTTCCTTCGCAGAGAACATCCAAAAAAGAGCAGAATCCGTAAATTGGCAGTATTTGAGAGTCGAAGACGGAAACGACATCGATCAAATTACTAAAGCGATCGAAACAGCAAAGCAAAATGATTCGCAGCCAACTATTATTGAGATCCGGACGATTATTGGTTATGGAAGTAAAGTAGCAGGAACGAATAAAGCCCATGGCAACCCGCTTGGCAAAGAAGAGGCAAAAGCAACGAAAGAAGCCTATGGCTGGAAGTATGAGGAGGAGTTCACGGTACCTGCTGAAGTCAAAGCTCATTTTGCGCAGCTTAAACAAAATGGCGAGGCCAAAGAAGCCGCTTGGACCAAACTGTTCGCTTCATATAAAGCAGAGCATCCAGCGTTAGGCGAAGAGCTTGAACAAGTCATTCATGGTTCCGTTGTGATCGAAGCCAAAGACATCCTTACCTTCGATTCTTCCAAGACACTTTCAACTCGCGTCGCAAGCGGTCAATCGATTAATCATTTCGTTAAATCTGTTCCTTCGATTTTTGGCGGCAGTGCCGACTTGTCTCATTCGACGATGACCGATATTACCGGAGAGAAAGTATTTGCGGTTGAATCTTATGCGGGACGCAATATCTACTTCGGCGTACGCGAGCATGCAATGGGCGCGGCTGGCAACGGCATGGCGCTTCACGGCGGCGTGAAACCTTTCGTAAGCACATTCTTCGTGTTCAGCGATTATTTACGCCCATCAATACGACTGGCTGCACTGCAAAAACTGCCTGTTACTTATGTATTTACTCATGATTCAGTAGCTGTCGGCGAAGATGGACCTACGCATGAGCCAGTAGAACATTTGACAGCGCTGCGTACTATTCCAGGTCTAACGGTCATTCGCCCTAGCGATGCAAATGAAACAGCTAACGCATGGGCTTATGCCTTGCAGCAAAATGAAGGTCCGGTAGCATTAGTGCTAAGCAGACAAAACCTGCCTATATACGAAGCGACAAAAGGGAATGTGGACGGGGTTGCCAAAGGCGCATATGTGCTGATGGAAACCAATGATCAACCTGATGTTATTCTAATTGGAACTGGTTCCGAAGTTTCCTTGGCAGTGAGCGCCAAAGCTGAGCTTGAGAAGGAAAATATCTCTGTACGAGTAGTTGCTATGCCGTCCCGTGAGCTGTTCGACCGTCAATCCGAGGCATATAAGCAATCCGTACTGCCTGCTGCCGTCACTAAGCGTTTAGCTATTGAAGCCGGCATTTCGCTCGGATGGGAACGTTACACCGGACCAAGCGGTAAAGTATTGTCTATCGATACCTTTGGAGCTTCGGGTCCTGGTACTGAGGTCTTGGAATACTTTGGTTTCTCCGTGGATAATGTCGTTCGTTTGGCGAAAGAATTACTATAG